A window of bacterium genomic DNA:
CGACGCGCAGGTTGCGCCCGAGGCAGCGGTCCATGACGCGGATCGCGTCCGAGCGGTCCTTGCCGGCGGTGATCACGAGCATCAGCAGCGAGTCGTAGTACGACGGGACGTCCGCTCCCTCGTAGACGCCGTTGGCGAGCCGGACGTTGGGCCCCATGGGCACCATCAGCCGCGAGATGTTGCCGAAGGAGGGGTTGAAGCTCCGCGGGTCCTCGGCGTTGAGCCGCACCTCCAGCGCCCAGCGGTTGGGGCGGATCTGCTTCTGCGTGAAGGGCAGCTTGCGCCCCTCGGCCACGTCCAGCATGAGCCCGACGATGTCGACGCCGGTGATCAGCTCGGTGATGCCGTGCTCGACCTGCAGGCGCGTGTTGACCTCGAGGAAGTAGAAGCGGCGCGTCTCGGAGTCGAAGAGGAACTCGACGGTGCCCGCCGAGGCGTAGCCGATCTCGCGCATCAGGCGCGCCGCGGTCTCGCAGATCTCCTCGCGCAGCGCCGGATCCAGGGTGGGGGAGGGCGCCTCCTCGATGATCTTCTGGTGGCGCCGCTGGATCGTGCACTCGCGCTCGTAGAGGTGCACGACGTTGCCGTGCGCGTCGGCGACGATCTGGACCTCGATGTGCCGGCCGCGCTCGACGTACTTCTCGGCGAGCACGGTCTCGCTGCCGAAGAACTTCTTGGCCTCGCTGCGCGCCTGCCCGATGGCCATGTGCAGGTGCGCGTCGTGCTCGACCTTGACCATGCCGCGCCCGCCGCCGCCGCCGGCCGCCTTGAGCATCACCGGGAAGGCGACGTTCTCCTCGCGCATCCAGGCGCGCACCTGCCCGGCGTCCGTGACGTGGTCGATCCCCGGGATCACCGGGACGTTGGCCGCGCGGGCGATGCGCTTGGCCTCGATCTTGTCGCCCATGCGGTGGATGACCTCGGGGGGCGGCCCGATCCAGGTCAGCCCGGCGTCGATGACGCGGCGGGCGAACGCCGGGTTCTCGGCGAGGAAGCCCCAGCCGGCGTGCACGGCGTCCGCCTTCGTGCGCAGCGCCGCCTCGACGATGCGGTCCATGTTGAGGTAGGACTCGGCCGGCGGCGCCTCGCCGATGTGCACGGCGGCATCCGCCATGGCGACGTGGTGCGCCAGGCGATCGGGCGTGGAGTAGACGGCGGTCGAGCGGATCTTGCGGTCGCGGCAGGTGTGCATGATGCGCACCGCCGGCACGCCGCGGTTGGCGATGAGGATGTTTCCGAGCCTGCGTCCCGTCACTGTCCGCTCCGTTCCCTGGGTGTCCCCGCCGCACGACGTGCACCTGCCCGCGCGGTGGCGGGCATTTTCGCCGGAGGCGCGGCGTGCGTCAAGCGGCACCTGGCTCGGGGCCGCCTTCGGCGGGGGCAGGGATCGGCAGGCTGCGGGGTGGCGTGGCGCCACCCCGCATCGGGCCGGCCGCCGATCGGCGCCGTCAGATCCTGGTGAATTCCAGCGTGACGAGCGAACCGCCGCTCGTATCGCTGAGAATGACCGTCCGGCCGTCGTCCCCGATGGTCCCGGCGATTCCGGTCCCGTCCGTGGAAACCAGGACGATGTTCGGGTCCGAGACCGAGAAGGCTCCGGAGTCGAGGAAGCGCTGGCTGCCGATGAAGGCGTCCAGCGCGTAGCGCGAATCCGCGCCGAGGGTGAGCGAACCGGAGATGGTGGGGGGCAGCAGGGTGACCGTGGTCCCGCCCTGCGTCACCGAGGCCTCCGAGAATGCGTACGTCCCCGCCATGTCGGCGACGGTCAGGTCATCATGGCCGCCGCCCCCGCACCCCGCCAGGACGAGCATCGCGAACAGCGCCAGCAGGATCTTCTTCATGCCATTCTCCTCCCTTGTTGATCGTCCTCGCCGAAGGCGGTTGCCGGCAGGACCCTCCCCGCGTACTTCCCCTCCCGGAGGTTCCGCGACGCGACGGGCGCTCCGGAGATCGAGACCCGGCGATGGTTCCCCGGAGCGGGAACGCCAGAACGCGACGCGTGACCGGGATCGCGCCGAGGATAGGGGCGGCCCACGCCGGTGTCAACAGCGCGCTTGCAGGTTGCGGCCGGCTTCCTTGACGCGGCGGCAGCCATTGCCTAGGATGCCGCGCGATGCACAGGAAGCTCGAGAAGGTCTACTACGAGATCCGGGCGCCCCGCACGCGCTTCGATGACATCGGCGGCCTCGCCGAGGCCAAGGCGGCGCTCCGCCAGATGGTCTGCCTGCCGCTGATGCGCCCCGCGGAGCTTCAGCGCATGGGCCTCGTCCCGCCCGCGGGCGTGCTGCTCTGGGGCCCGCTCGGGGCCGGCCTGGCGATGCTCCCCGAGGCCTGCGCCACGGAGGCCGGCGTTTCGTACGTCTACGTCTCGGGCCGCGAGATCCTGGGCAAGCCGGAGGCGCTGGTCGAGACGCTGCGCGAGGCCGAGCGCGAGGCGCCGGCGGTGCTCTACATTTCGGACCTGGACTGGCTCGCCCCGCAGGCGGGCGCGACGTACGCCTGGGGGCCGGAGGGGAACGAGCGCGGGAAGCCGCCGGCGTTCGCCGACCGCGTCATGACCGACACGTTCCTGCGCGAGCTCGACCGCCTGCAGGCTGCCGCCGCCGGCCGGCTGGCGATCCTCGGGGGCACCTACCGGATCGACGTCGTCGACCAGGCGCTGATCAAGGACAAGAGCCGGTTCAACCGCAAGGTCTTCCTGCCGCCGCCGGACCGGGAGGCGCGCCGCGCGGTGCTCGCCATCTACGCCGGGCGCACGCGGGTCGCCGGGCCGCTCGACCTCGACGCGGTCGCGGCGACAACCGAGGGGTACGTCGGCTGGGACCTGGAGAACGTCGTCAAGAAGGCGGCGCTGCGCTCGATCGAGGCGGGCCGCGAGGGGATCATCCAGGAGGACCTGCTCGCCGCGGTCCCGCTCGTCAAGCCCTGGCTGACGCCGGACATGACCGCCGGCTACGAGAGGATCTTCCGGGCGGACTGCCCCCACCACTACAACTTCTGATCGGCCCCGCAGCCGGGGCTCAAGGGACCTTCCTTGGGCAGGCGCACGCAGAACACCGACCCGCCGGCGGGGTTGTCCTCGACCCAGATGGTCCCCTTGTGCAGGTCCACGAGGCGCTTGGCGATGGCCAGCCCGAGCCCCGAGCCCTCGACGCCCTCCTTCTTGAGGCGGGTGAAGCGGGTGAAGATCGTCCGCTTGTCCTTGTCCGGTATCCCCTTGCCGAAGTCGCGCACCTGCACGACCCAGCAGGTGCCCTGGTCGAGGATGTCGACCTCCAGGCGCTTCCCGGCGCCCGCGTACTTGATGGCGTTGGCGATCAGGTTGGCGAAGACGTCCTCGAGCATCGGGTTGGCGACGGTCGCGTACTCCCCGCGCGGCAGGAAGTTCACCGCGATGCCGGCGTCCTTGAGCCGGTGCTCGTGCACCGCGAGCGCCTCGAGCAGCAGCGCGCCCAGGTCCAGCTCCTGGCAGTCGAGGTGGTCCATCTCCTCGAGGTGGGAGTACTTCGAGGCGTTGCGGATCAGGTCCATGAGGCGGTTGTTGACGCTCTCGATCTTGAGGTAGGCCTCCTTCTTCGCGGGGTCCTCCTCGCGGTCCTGCAGGTAGCTGGTGTAGTAGCGGATGACGCTCGCCGGGTTGAGCAGGTCGTGGCGCACGATGTCGATGAACAGGTCCTTGAGCTGGTTGGACTCCTGGAGGCGCTCCGCCGCCGTGCGGGCCTCGGCCTCCGCGCGCCGCAGCCCGCGCTCGCTGGCGAGCAGGCTGCGCCCGCCCAGGGTGACCCCGGTCACGCCGAGGAGCCAGAGCGCGAGGTGGGCGAGGACGACCGTGCGCAGGCCCTTCCACTCGATCGCCCGCAGCTCGCCCATCGGCACCGAGACGCTGATCCCCCCCCAGGGCTTGCCCAGGACGTAGCCGCGCTCGTGGTGGCAGCCGAGGCACCCCTCCTCGGTGATGAGCGGGCGCATCAGGCGCATGTACTCCAGGCCGTCGAGCGGCTGGACGTCGTGCACCTCGGCGACGCCGCGCGCGAACGCCTCGAGCGCCGCGCGCTCCCATGGGTCGGGGGCGTTCTGCGCGCGCATCGGCGCGAGGCTCGTGATGTGGCCGCGCAGCCCCGAGGCGCCGGCCTCCAGCTCGTAGACCTGGCGCGTCATGTAGGCCGGGTTCACCAGCGTCAGCAGGTGTCCCGACGGCGTGCGCACGTCGCGCTCCGGGGTGTCCGCGAGGTAGGGGTTGGGTGCGGTGACGGCAGCGTCGACGTACACGCCCCCGTGCTGGCTGTTCCAGCGGCGGTAGACGATGTCCTTGCTGTAGGCCACGCGCGCCTGGATCAGCGCCTCGTCGAGCGTGCGGTCGCGGATCTGGCTGACGTTCCACGCGAGCGAGACGCCGAGCAGCGCGGTGCCCAGCACCCCGAGGGCGACGATCGACGCCTCGAGGCTCAGGCGTCGGCGGTGAGGGCCTGGCACGGCCGGAGTGTCCGTCATTTTCGGCGCATTATCCGGGGATCGCCGGAGCGATGCAAGGGCGGGCGCGGGGCGTCAGGGCCGCGCGTCGTCGTCCGGGTCCTCGTCGTCGTCGCCGCCGTCATCGTTGGGATCGGGGTCGTCGTCGCCGCCGGGATCCTCCGCCTCGCCGTCTTCGTCGTCGGTCGCAGGCGCCTCGACGCGACGGCGCGCCCCCGAGGAGCTGCCGGCGACCGCGATCGCGATCTCGCCCTTGACCGGCCGTCCGCGGTAGCGCTCGAGCGCCGCGGCGAGCGTCCCGCGCGTGATCTCCTCGAAGACCTTCGTCAGTTCCCGCCCGACCGCGGCGGGCCGGTCGCCGAAGACCTCGAGCATCATCTCCAGCGTCCGGACGAGGCGGTGCGGCGACTCGTAGAAGACGAGCGTCCGCGCCTCTGCGGCGAGGGCCTCGAGCGCGCGGCGGCGGCGGCCGGACTTCACCGGCAGGAAGCCTTCGAAGACGAAGGCGTGGGTGTCGAGGCCCGAGACCGAGAGCAGGGCGATGGCGGCGGCCGGGCCCGGCACCGGCGTGACGTCGATGCCCGCCTCCAGCGCCATGCGCACCAGCACGGCGCCGGGGTCGGAGATCCCGGGCGTGCCGGCGTCCGTGACGAGGGCGACCGCGGCACCCCCGAGCATGCGGCTCACGAGGCCGGGGGCCTGCCGGAACTGGCGGTGCTGGTAGAAGCTCGTCAGCGGCGTGTGGATGTCGAAGTGGGCCAGCAGCTTGCGGGTGTGGCGCGTGTCCTCGGCGGCGATGAGGTCCGCCTCGCGCAGGGCGCGCAGGGCGCGCAGCGTGATGTCCTCGAGGTTCCCGATCGGGGTGGCGACGACAAGGAGCCGGCCGGGGCGCGACGGCGTCTCGCCGGTCATGCCAGCTGAAGTCCTCCGCTCCGGCGCCGGCCCTGGCCGTGTCGCCGGGCGTCGCGCCGCCGGGCGCCGGGCCGGCACGCGGGTCGCGGAGATCTACTTCGCGGCGGCCAGGGCCTTGTTCGCGGCCTTGGCCAGACGGGAGATGCGCCGCGCGGCGGTCTGCTTGCGCAGGACGCCCTTGGACGCGGCCTTGCTCAGGGTCTTGACCGCGGCGCGGAGCGAGGTCTGCGTCTTCGCGGCGTCACCCTCCTCGAGGGTCTCGCGGTAGGCGCGCGTCGCGGTGCGCACGGTGCTCTTCACCGACTGGTTGCGCAGGTTGCGCTTTTTGTCCTGCCGGATCCGCTTGAGCGCCGACTTGGTGTGTGCCATCTGCTTCCCTCCGAATTCCTTTAAAAAATGAGCGCATTGTGTACCATGTACGGATGCCGGCTGTCAAGGATCGTCCCGCGGGGGACGCGCGCGGAGCAGGGCGGGCGTGAAGGCCGTCGTCCAGCGCGTGCGCAGCGCGTCCGTGGCGGTCGGGGGGACCGAGGTCGCGCGCATTGGCCGCGGGCTGCTCGTGCTGGTGGGCGTCGCCTGCGGCGATCTGGCGTCCGACGCCGCCTGGCTGGCGCGCAAGATCGCGGGGCTGAGGGTCTTCGCGGACGACGCGGGGAAGATGAACCGCTCGGTCGCCGAGGTCGGCGGCGCCGTCCTCGCCGTCTCGCAGTTCACGCTCCTCGGCGACTGCCGCGCCGGGCGCCGCCCGAGCTTCGTCGCCGCCGCGCCGCCGGAGGAGGGGAGGCGGCTCTACGAGTCCTTCCTGGCGGAGGTGCGCGCCGCGGCCGGGGGTGTGCCGGTGCGCGCCGGGGTGTTCGGCGCGGACATGCTCGTCGCCCTCGAGAACGACGGGCCGGTCACGTTCATCCTTGACTCTGATCCGCGCGTTCGCGCGGATCAGAAATACCGCGAAATCCCTTCGTTTCGAGGCTGATCGACAGGTGCTGCCCTGCTGGATCCGTGCGGGCGCGCGGATCAGAAATGCCGGCCTGTCATTTGGCTATGGGTGCTCAGGCGCCTGGATCGTAGCGCGGGCTGGAGGTGTCACGTGACAACTCCTCTTGCGTCCAGACCCGACACGAAATCCCTTCGTTTCGAGGCTGATCGACAGGCGCTGCTCTGCTGGATCCGCGCGGGCGCGCGGATCAGGCTTGACACCCGGGGTGGTTCCCCGTAAGTACTGACGGCATGCTGCTCCGCTCGTTCGTCGTCGGTCCGCTCGAGACCAACGCCTACCTCGTCGGCGACCGCGCCACGCGCGAGGCGATCGTCATCGACCCGGGCGGCGATCCGGCCGAGATCCTCGCCTTCCTGGCGAAGGAGCGGCTGCGCTGCCGGCAGATCGTGAACACCCACGGGCACTTCGACCACATCAGCGGCAACCGCGCGCTCCAGGCCGCCACCGGCGCCTCGCTGCTGATCCACGACGCCGACGCGCCGATGCTCGGCCAGGCGGCGGCGCAGGCCCGCTTCTTCAATCTGCAGGCCGAGAACTCGCCGCGCCCCGACGCGTACCTCACGGACCGGGAGGAGTTGCGCGTCGGCGGCACGCTGCTGCGCGTCGTGCACACGCCGGGCCACTCGCCCGGGGGCGTGACGCTCATCGGTCCGGGAATGGCCTTCTGCGGCGATCTGGTGTTCTTCGGCTCGGTGGGCCGGACCGACCTGCCCGGGGGGTCGGAGCGGATGCTGCTGGACTCGATCCGCAGGCACATCCTGACGCTGCCCGACGAGACGGTGCTCTACCCGGGGCACGGCCCGGAAACGACGGTCGGCCTCGAAAAGAGGCAGAACCCTTTCTTCAGGAAGGCCTAGGGCCCTAGTCCGTCCGGTCGTCCGGCGCGGGTTCGCCGCCCGGCGGTTCCAAGTCTGTGTCCGCGTCGCCGAAGGCCACGTCGGGATCGATCGGCGCGTCCTCGTCGACGACGGCGCGCCGCGTCGCGATGGGCGGCGCCGTTTCGCCGGCCGCGCCGGGGGCACCCGCGGCGCCCCCTTCGCGGGCCCTGCGTCCCCGGCCCTTGCCGCCCCGGCGGCTGCGCCGGCGGCGACCCGGCCGGCGCTCCCCCACCTCGGCGGCGGGTGCCTCTTCATCCTCGCTCGCCTGCGCCTGCGGTCCGGTCTCCGCGTCTTCCGCCGTCTGCGCCGCGTCTTCGTGTGCGTGGCGCGCCTCCTGTGGCGCGCTCTGCTGCATCCCGCGGAGGCGGCGCAGGGCGGCGCGTCCCTCCGGCGTGTCGGCCTGCGTGATCTCGAAGAGCGTGACGGCCTCGTCGAACCAGGGCTTTCCCGCGAGCGAGCCGCCGCGCCCGCGCCGGCGCGCGGGCTGCGCCAGCCGCTGCTGGACGGCGAGCAGCAGCACCGCCTTCTCGAGCTGGGCGCGGGGGAACTTCAGCCGCTGCAGGTCGGGGTCGAGCAGCTCGGCCGCGATCTTCGCGTGGTCGGCCCCCGGCGCCGCGGCGGCGACCGCCGCCGCGAAAGGCGGGAAGTAGAGAACGGCAAGGGCGAGCCCCCCGGGCAGGCCCTGCTGCGGCTTCTGGTGCGCATCGAGTGCGGCGAGGCTGCGCGTGACCTCCGTCCGGAGGCGGGGGTCCGCCCAGGCCCTCGCGAATGCCGGGAGCAGCCCCTCGAGCATGCCCAGCTCCGCCAGCAGCGGGAACGACGCGGCCGCCGCGCCCTGGTTGAGCATGCGCACGAACTCCTCGACGATGCGCGGTGCGGCGCACTTCCAGATCTCGTCGCGGTGCGTGGTCATCGCCCGGCGCGTGGCCGGCTCGATCGCGAAGCCGAGACGGGCGGCCAGGCGGACGGCGCGCAGGGAGCGGATCGGGTCCTCGCGCAGGCGGATGTCGGGGTCGCCGATGGTGCGGATCACCCGGCGCCGCAGGTCCTCGAGCCCGCCGACGTAGTCGATGACCGAGCGGTCGGTGATGCCGTAGAAGAGGGCGTTGATCGTGAAGTCCCGCCGCCGCGCGTCCTCCTCCGGCGTGCCGAAGGTGTTGTCGCTCCTGATGAGCAGGTCGCCCTCGTCGGAGAAGCCGGCCTGCCGGCGGAACGTGGAGACCTCGATGACCT
This region includes:
- a CDS encoding biotin carboxylase N-terminal domain-containing protein, with product MHTCRDRKIRSTAVYSTPDRLAHHVAMADAAVHIGEAPPAESYLNMDRIVEAALRTKADAVHAGWGFLAENPAFARRVIDAGLTWIGPPPEVIHRMGDKIEAKRIARAANVPVIPGIDHVTDAGQVRAWMREENVAFPVMLKAAGGGGGRGMVKVEHDAHLHMAIGQARSEAKKFFGSETVLAEKYVERGRHIEVQIVADAHGNVVHLYERECTIQRRHQKIIEEAPSPTLDPALREEICETAARLMREIGYASAGTVEFLFDSETRRFYFLEVNTRLQVEHGITELITGVDIVGLMLDVAEGRKLPFTQKQIRPNRWALEVRLNAEDPRSFNPSFGNISRLMVPMGPNVRLANGVYEGADVPSYYDSLLMLVITAGKDRSDAIRVMDRCLGRNLRVEGVKTLQPLLLSIIRHPAFVAGEFSTRFIEEHLAELVATFRDTSPEDEVLKVARFVAEITALGPRGWM
- a CDS encoding membrane lipoprotein lipid attachment site-containing protein, whose translation is MKKILLALFAMLVLAGCGGGGHDDLTVADMAGTYAFSEASVTQGGTTVTLLPPTISGSLTLGADSRYALDAFIGSQRFLDSGAFSVSDPNIVLVSTDGTGIAGTIGDDGRTVILSDTSGGSLVTLEFTRI
- a CDS encoding AAA family ATPase → MHRKLEKVYYEIRAPRTRFDDIGGLAEAKAALRQMVCLPLMRPAELQRMGLVPPAGVLLWGPLGAGLAMLPEACATEAGVSYVYVSGREILGKPEALVETLREAEREAPAVLYISDLDWLAPQAGATYAWGPEGNERGKPPAFADRVMTDTFLRELDRLQAAAAGRLAILGGTYRIDVVDQALIKDKSRFNRKVFLPPPDREARRAVLAIYAGRTRVAGPLDLDAVAATTEGYVGWDLENVVKKAALRSIEAGREGIIQEDLLAAVPLVKPWLTPDMTAGYERIFRADCPHHYNF
- a CDS encoding ATP-binding protein, encoding MTDTPAVPGPHRRRLSLEASIVALGVLGTALLGVSLAWNVSQIRDRTLDEALIQARVAYSKDIVYRRWNSQHGGVYVDAAVTAPNPYLADTPERDVRTPSGHLLTLVNPAYMTRQVYELEAGASGLRGHITSLAPMRAQNAPDPWERAALEAFARGVAEVHDVQPLDGLEYMRLMRPLITEEGCLGCHHERGYVLGKPWGGISVSVPMGELRAIEWKGLRTVVLAHLALWLLGVTGVTLGGRSLLASERGLRRAEAEARTAAERLQESNQLKDLFIDIVRHDLLNPASVIRYYTSYLQDREEDPAKKEAYLKIESVNNRLMDLIRNASKYSHLEEMDHLDCQELDLGALLLEALAVHEHRLKDAGIAVNFLPRGEYATVANPMLEDVFANLIANAIKYAGAGKRLEVDILDQGTCWVVQVRDFGKGIPDKDKRTIFTRFTRLKKEGVEGSGLGLAIAKRLVDLHKGTIWVEDNPAGGSVFCVRLPKEGPLSPGCGADQKL
- the rsmI gene encoding 16S rRNA (cytidine(1402)-2'-O)-methyltransferase translates to MTGETPSRPGRLLVVATPIGNLEDITLRALRALREADLIAAEDTRHTRKLLAHFDIHTPLTSFYQHRQFRQAPGLVSRMLGGAAVALVTDAGTPGISDPGAVLVRMALEAGIDVTPVPGPAAAIALLSVSGLDTHAFVFEGFLPVKSGRRRRALEALAAEARTLVFYESPHRLVRTLEMMLEVFGDRPAAVGRELTKVFEEITRGTLAAALERYRGRPVKGEIAIAVAGSSSGARRRVEAPATDDEDGEAEDPGGDDDPDPNDDGGDDDEDPDDDARP
- the rpsT gene encoding 30S ribosomal protein S20 codes for the protein MAHTKSALKRIRQDKKRNLRNQSVKSTVRTATRAYRETLEEGDAAKTQTSLRAAVKTLSKAASKGVLRKQTAARRISRLAKAANKALAAAK
- the dtd gene encoding D-aminoacyl-tRNA deacylase, with product MKAVVQRVRSASVAVGGTEVARIGRGLLVLVGVACGDLASDAAWLARKIAGLRVFADDAGKMNRSVAEVGGAVLAVSQFTLLGDCRAGRRPSFVAAAPPEEGRRLYESFLAEVRAAAGGVPVRAGVFGADMLVALENDGPVTFILDSDPRVRADQKYREIPSFRG
- a CDS encoding MBL fold metallo-hydrolase, with product MLLRSFVVGPLETNAYLVGDRATREAIVIDPGGDPAEILAFLAKERLRCRQIVNTHGHFDHISGNRALQAATGASLLIHDADAPMLGQAAAQARFFNLQAENSPRPDAYLTDREELRVGGTLLRVVHTPGHSPGGVTLIGPGMAFCGDLVFFGSVGRTDLPGGSERMLLDSIRRHILTLPDETVLYPGHGPETTVGLEKRQNPFFRKA
- the pcnB gene encoding polynucleotide adenylyltransferase PcnB codes for the protein MRRIITKVVEKLFGRRRKAPKPEAEAKPHQTARRGEKSPEPVIVRREEHTISRTRIDEDALKVLSRLVRHDHTAYLVGGGVRDLLLDRAVKDFDIATSAHPQEIKTLFRNCRLIGRRFRLAHVLFKGRKVIEVSTFRRQAGFSDEGDLLIRSDNTFGTPEEDARRRDFTINALFYGITDRSVIDYVGGLEDLRRRVIRTIGDPDIRLREDPIRSLRAVRLAARLGFAIEPATRRAMTTHRDEIWKCAAPRIVEEFVRMLNQGAAAASFPLLAELGMLEGLLPAFARAWADPRLRTEVTRSLAALDAHQKPQQGLPGGLALAVLYFPPFAAAVAAAAPGADHAKIAAELLDPDLQRLKFPRAQLEKAVLLLAVQQRLAQPARRRGRGGSLAGKPWFDEAVTLFEITQADTPEGRAALRRLRGMQQSAPQEARHAHEDAAQTAEDAETGPQAQASEDEEAPAAEVGERRPGRRRRSRRGGKGRGRRAREGGAAGAPGAAGETAPPIATRRAVVDEDAPIDPDVAFGDADTDLEPPGGEPAPDDRTD